Part of the uncultured Fibrobacter sp. genome, AAACGCTCAGTACAAGAGCATGGTCCTCTTCGGACTCACCTGGCGCTGGTTCTAATAGCGGCGAAGCCGCTAGGTGTTGAGCTCGCTCGCAGGTTCGCTTAGAGTTGTGAGTTCGCCTTGCATAGCAAGGCTCTGAGTAAAAGAAATGATCCCCGACGGTGTCGGGGATTTTTTTAACAAAGGCGCAAAGCGCCGTGCTCATACCTCAAAGGCACTTTGTGCCGTGCTCACTTTTCTAGATCCGCTTTCATCGCCCTGATGGCGTTTCCGCGGTGGCTGATGTCTTTCTTTTCGGCGAGCTCCATCTGCGCGAAGGTGCGGTCGAATCCATCGGGAACAAACAGCGGGTCGTAGCCGAATCCCATGTCGCCTGCAGGTGCGTAGTTGATTTGCCCGCGGCATTCTCCTTCGTAAATCTTGGGCTCGCTCACGATCCACTTGCCGTTTACTTCAGCAACTTTCTGGTACGAAAGGGCGCAGAAGTAGCGGGCGCCGCGGTCCTTGACGCCTTTGAGCTTTTGCATTAATTTGTCGTTGTTTG contains:
- the rdgB gene encoding RdgB/HAM1 family non-canonical purine NTP pyrophosphatase encodes the protein MKHLFVIATGNPGKIRDFAHILGTENKEFKTLKDIGFEGDIVEDGNSFEANAIIKSSTVANWLCEKHIEASVLADDSGLEVFALNGEPGIYSARYCGYHGNDQANNDKLMQKLKGVKDRGARYFCALSYQKVAEVNGKWIVSEPKIYEGECRGQINYAPAGDMGFGYDPLFVPDGFDRTFAQMELAEKKDISHRGNAIRAMKADLEK